ATAAACCTCTTTTTTCAATTGATTGGTATAGGGAACAAATCGTTCGCCCGCATAGGCTGCGAACAAGCTGATGGCAATTCCCAACACAAATAGGGGAGATAAAATCTTGTACAATGACAATCCCGACGCTTGCATGGCAATCAGCTCGTTGTAGCGGGCTAATTGGCCAACGCTAAACAGGCTCGCCAGCAGGGTGGCTACTGGTAGAGTCAGAATAATGATGTAAGGCAAATAGTACAAATAGTATTTCGCTACGATGAGGATCGGAACGTGTTGATCGATGAATTTGTCCATGAACCCCACCGCATCGATGATGATGTAAATTGCACAAAACGATATCAGCGCAAAGCCCAACGTGCCCAGAAAATTTCGGCTCAAATAATGATCTAGGATTTTCACTGCAGTTTCCTCCTGAGCCGTTTCGGTATTAGCTTGACGAAGATGTCAAAATTGATGAACGAGGCTTCTTTGGCAGTGCGGATCAGAAGATAAATTCCGAATGCTCCTACGATAAAATTCGCCAGCCACATGGCTAAGAACGGGGACAGCAGATCGCGATCGGCCAATTCTTCGCCCCCAATGAGAAAAACCCAATAGATAATGAAAAACACCAGGCTGATCCCTCCTCCAACCGCCATATTGCCACGACGGGCCATAATGCCTAATGGGGCACCAATGAGAACGAATACGATGCAGGCGAAGGGAATTGAATACTTTTTATAGATCTCGACCAATAGCTTATTGTTGGCCAACTCGTAACTGCGATTGATCTCTCGTTCGCTTTTAATCCGCTGCAGCAAATTTTGGTGGACGCGGATTTGACGGCTCAAATTCAATTGTACCCGATCCGAATATTTGATATCTTCAATGAGGAGTGGATGCGTCTTTGGATCAGAACTCGATCTGGAACTGAGGGCTGCGACCTTTGGCGGACTGCTGATTGAACTCCCCCGATTTAAAATCCGCGTCTGCTGGTCTTTGACAGCAAATCGCAGCTCGGGTCGCATCTCTTCGGTCGGAACAGCCTCGAGCTCAGAAGGCATCGAATAGCCAGAGAAATAGTGATTGATCTGGGACTGAATGGTGCTCATCAAATTTTGGCGTCGTTTCTCGATCAACGCCAGATTATTGGCTACCTCCTGGCGCATCATCTGGGCACTCTGCTCACGGTCGCCCCGATAACTGGATTCGGAGCGTTGCAGTACCATATTGGGGATTGCAATGGTCAACACATGTTTTTCAAATTGAATGCGAGTGTAATTTTCGAGCTTGTCAATATTGACTTCATGGATCTCTCCATTGAACAATGTGATCTGAAGCAGGCCGCTCTTCTGGTTCACGAAAATCTCCCCTCGCTCCGCCACAATGCTCCGGTTCACCTGAGGATCATTCTTGTCGTAAATGATCACGCCGCGCACATGGGACAAGTTTTTCTCCTCAACCAAATGCTCGACACGAATCGCCAAATTGGGGATGTCCTGATATAAATAGCCAGGCTCCAGGCTCACAGTGGGCTTTTTAATGGCGATATCGCGTGCCAACAATCGCAATCGGTGATTGGCATCGGGAAGGACTTCATTATTGAACCAGATCAGGAATACGCTCAGAAGCGCGGCTGCGATGAGCACAGGAAGAATGATGCGATACACGCTGATTCCGCTGGCTTTTATTGCTGTGATTTCATTATCAGCTGAGAATTGGCCAAAACTCATCAAGCTGGCCATTAATACGGCCATTGGCACGGCCAGGGCCACGATCCATGCCAAATTTAATGCGAAAAACTCAGCAATCACCCAGATCTCCAAGCCCTTGCTTAAGATTCGGCCCAATTCTTTGAAAACCAGATTCAGAATGAACAGCAGAGTGATGATGAAAAATCCAAACAAAAATGGGCCTACATGTTGGCGCAGAATATGCTTCGATAAAATGTACATAACAATGGGAACTCGATTTCTCCGGCAGAAGTTATATTAGAAAAAATTAAAGCTGACTTTGCGAGGAATGGTCCTCTCACGTTCCGCTAATTAACTCTAACTTGATCGTTTAACTGCTCACAAAACCACGGAGGTCGATAGTTAAACTTGCTTCTGGGTTAATTGGTTTCTTACGCCTGATGGATCGGCCAACGATGATGGTGTTATTTGGTAATCTGGTCGGTTCATTAGAACCAGTCTATCTGGCGAAAGGAAACCTCATATTTTCTCTTGCGGCAAATTTTTTTGGTTCAATTTGAATTGTAGCTGGGTTGTCATGGGCCAGAATGGTCGCTGGTGCCATTGATACAGTCTTGCATATTTATTAGCAATAAGGCATTGTATGCCCGGCGTACATCACCCATAAATATTCAATTCCGTTCCCTGTTGGTCGAAGGTGAAAATAGGAGAGCGAATGGCTCTCTCTCTATGATTTCTATCTGCGGCCAAGCAGTTCTTTCGTGATGCTTTTTAAGCAATTTTAGGAATTCAAATCGAATATTCATTCAATCCTGGATTCAGGGACGAAATTTATCCTGAACCTTTAGCATCATGGCAAGTTTAACTATTGAGTCCATTCGAGAGCTGTCAAATAACACGACGAAATTCATGGTATTTGGTATTAAAATCGGATCGAAATCTCCAGCGCAGCAGATTGTCTTGATTTCGATTTTTTTTTCATTCATCTTGATGGCAACCGCTCCCGGTTTTAGCTCTGACCGAGATCGCTATTGTGGATTGAAATTAAATTCCAATCAACAATATGGAATTTCGCTGTTCAATCGCCAGCCAGATCCGTGGCTATCGCTAAATGGCCCCAGTCGTCCCCTGCTCAAGTTAACTCCCAGCAGCTTGAAACGAAACGTCGAAATCGACAGCACTGGTCAGTATGTCACGATCCAGGAGACCATGTTTGGCCAGCAAGTTCATTTGCCAGCCAGATATACTTTGAAGGAATACACCGACTATTTTCGAGAGCAAAATCAGATTCTTCTGTGGCAGAATTATAAAATTCGCCAGCTCACTGGTGATAAATCGGATCAGCAGAATAAAGGTGGAATTGAAATCGCGATTCCGGTGCGGATCCGCAGCCGTGCCTTCCAGACCATCTTCGGGGGCGATCGCGTCTCATTATCTGTCACAGGGCAGATCAATATTCAGGGTGGGTTGCGTCATGAAAGTCGCAGCCAGGTTCGTGACGCATTGAGCCGCGGCTCCAATTACAATTTTAAAATGGAGCAAACCCAAAATTTCAAAGTTCAGGGCAATGTGGGCGACAAGGTAACTGTCAGCGTGGATCAGGACAGCGAGCGGCCATTTGATTTCGAGAATACGGTAAAATTGAATTACACTGGCTATGATGACGAGATCCTCCAGTCGGTTCAAGCTGGGAACATTTCATTATCGCTACCAGCTACGCGATTTGTATCGTTTAGCGCTCAAAATAGTGGCCTGTTTGGCATCAAATCGGAATCCCAAATTGGCAATTTCCATTTAACTACCATTGCCAGTCAAGAAAAAGGAGAGAATAAGACGCTGACGATTACCGGCGGTGCAGAAGAGGGCCGTTTTGTAATCAAGGATTATAATTTCATGAATGGCGTCTATTTCTTTGTGGATAGCCTGTACCGCTCCCAATATGAAAAAATTGACCCCACCACTGGTGCCCGAACTTATAATGGAAATCGCATTATTACCAGTTTTGAACTCTATAAATCTGGCCCTGGATATGAACAACGGGAAGGGCGAATTCGAGGCTGGGCATTTGCCGACTCAGCGACCTTGGCGCGGCGCGATACCACCATCATCAACTCGGAAAACGCTCGTGGCTTCTGGATCCGCCTCGAGCAACAGAAGGATTATTTTTTGTGGACCGATCTGGGTAAGATAAAATTATTTGTACCAGTGTCTGATAATGAAATGTTGGCGGTAGCGTATCGGACCAAAGGTGGTGTGACTTATGGAGATGTGGAGTTCGATCCGCAGACACAAACGACCATTTTCTTGAGGATGCTTAAACCTCAAACGCCTCGCCCCAGCGACCGCACCTGGAAACTGATGCAGCGTAACGTCTATTACTTAGGTGCCCGGAACATTGACCCCAACGGGTTCGAGCTCAAGATTTTTTTCGACACCCCATCAGGAAATGACGAGGAATCCTACGGCTCGAACTCCTATCTTAAGATCTTCGGTCTGGATCGGTTCGACATCAATGGCAATCCCAATCCCGATAATGCGGTGGACGATAACCCTAATTATATTCGGTTGGGAGAGGGGGAATTGGAATTCCCGCGTTTGGAGCCGTTCGCCCAATCATATGCCTTTGATGGGGATGCAGAGAAAAATATCGAGCTCCCAAAAGAGAAGTTCGTCACCAAAATGTACAA
This DNA window, taken from candidate division KSB1 bacterium, encodes the following:
- a CDS encoding LptF/LptG family permease, with the protein product MYILSKHILRQHVGPFLFGFFIITLLFILNLVFKELGRILSKGLEIWVIAEFFALNLAWIVALAVPMAVLMASLMSFGQFSADNEITAIKASGISVYRIILPVLIAAALLSVFLIWFNNEVLPDANHRLRLLARDIAIKKPTVSLEPGYLYQDIPNLAIRVEHLVEEKNLSHVRGVIIYDKNDPQVNRSIVAERGEIFVNQKSGLLQITLFNGEIHEVNIDKLENYTRIQFEKHVLTIAIPNMVLQRSESSYRGDREQSAQMMRQEVANNLALIEKRRQNLMSTIQSQINHYFSGYSMPSELEAVPTEEMRPELRFAVKDQQTRILNRGSSISSPPKVAALSSRSSSDPKTHPLLIEDIKYSDRVQLNLSRQIRVHQNLLQRIKSEREINRSYELANNKLLVEIYKKYSIPFACIVFVLIGAPLGIMARRGNMAVGGGISLVFFIIYWVFLIGGEELADRDLLSPFLAMWLANFIVGAFGIYLLIRTAKEASFINFDIFVKLIPKRLRRKLQ